One genomic window of Magnolia sinica isolate HGM2019 chromosome 3, MsV1, whole genome shotgun sequence includes the following:
- the LOC131238704 gene encoding membrane protein PM19L: protein MANQQLKPVAGGLLFLNLCMYIIVCAIGGWAINNAIDHGFIIGPGLTLPAHFSPIFFPMGNAATGFFILFALIAGVVGAASAISGLNHYRSWNTNSLPSAASSAIIAWTLTLLAMGLACKEIQLEIRNARLRTMEAFLIILSATQFIYILAIHGAW from the exons ATGGCTAATCAACAGTTAAAGCCCGTTGCAGGTGGCCTACTATTTCTCAACTTGTGTATGTACATCATCGTATGCGCCATTGgagggtgggccatcaacaacgCAATCGATCATGGTTTCATCATCG GCCCGGGGCTTACACTTCCAGCCCATTTTTCGCCAATTTTCTTTCCTATGGGAAATGCGGCCACTGGATTCTTCATATTGTTTGCGTTGATCGCTGGAGTGGTGGGGGCCGCTTCGGCCATCTCTGGATTAAACCACTACCGATCATGGAACACCAATAGCTTGCCATCAGCAGCATCATCGGCTATAATTGCATGGACTCTAACTCTCCTCGCAATGGG TTTGGCATGCAAGGAAATTCAATTGGAAATTAGGAATGCACGTCTG AGGACGATGGAGGCGTTCTTGATTATTCTCTCGGCGACGCAGTTCATATACATTCTGGCTATTCATGGGGCGTGGTAA